One genomic region from Nostoc sphaeroides encodes:
- a CDS encoding photosystem I protein PsaX — MTAKSKDLPVADSGAKPPYAYRTGWALLLLAINFLVAAYYFHIIE; from the coding sequence ATGACTGCTAAAAGCAAAGATTTACCAGTTGCCGATAGTGGAGCTAAACCTCCCTACGCCTATCGCACAGGCTGGGCACTGTTATTGTTAGCTATCAATTTTCTGGTAGCAGCCTACTATTTCCACATTATTGAGTAG
- a CDS encoding branched-chain amino acid ABC transporter permease has product MDTQFAQLIVNGIAVGSIIALAAVGLTLTYGILRLSNFAHGDFLTLGAYLTWLINTIGVNIWLSMILGAGGTVAAMLLSEKLLWSKMRSIRATSTTLIIISIGLALFLRNGIIFIWGGKNQNYNLPVTPALDILGLKVPQNQLLVLGLAVLAILALHYLLQNTKIGKAMRAVADDLDLARVSGINVDRVILWTWVIAGSLTSLGGSMYGLITAVRPNMGWFLILPLFASVILGGIGNPYGAIAAAFIIGIVQEISTPWLGSQYKQGVALLIMILVLLIRPKGLFKGTI; this is encoded by the coding sequence ATGGATACACAATTTGCCCAACTAATCGTTAATGGGATTGCGGTGGGGAGCATTATTGCTCTAGCGGCAGTTGGACTAACTCTTACTTACGGAATTTTACGGCTATCTAACTTTGCTCATGGTGATTTTCTCACTCTAGGAGCCTATCTAACCTGGCTGATAAACACTATTGGAGTCAATATTTGGCTGTCGATGATCCTGGGGGCGGGGGGAACTGTAGCAGCCATGCTGTTATCGGAAAAGTTACTGTGGTCAAAAATGCGCTCTATCCGTGCTACTTCCACTACGCTGATTATAATTTCTATCGGACTTGCCTTATTTCTTCGCAACGGCATTATTTTTATCTGGGGTGGCAAGAACCAAAATTATAATTTACCTGTTACGCCAGCTTTAGATATTTTGGGTTTAAAGGTGCCGCAAAATCAATTATTAGTATTGGGGTTGGCGGTGCTAGCAATTTTGGCGCTGCATTACCTGCTGCAAAATACCAAAATTGGTAAAGCGATGCGAGCAGTTGCTGACGATTTGGACTTAGCCAGGGTTTCAGGTATTAATGTTGATCGAGTGATTTTATGGACTTGGGTAATTGCTGGTAGTCTTACGTCCTTGGGCGGCAGTATGTATGGGTTGATTACAGCCGTGCGCCCGAATATGGGATGGTTTTTGATTTTACCATTATTTGCCTCAGTAATTCTTGGTGGGATTGGCAACCCTTACGGTGCGATCGCAGCAGCTTTTATCATTGGCATCGTCCAGGAAATCAGCACCCCTTGGCTGGGTTCACAGTATAAACAGGGTGTAGCACTGTTAATCATGATTTTGGTGCTGCTCATTCGTCCCAAAGGTTTATTCAAAGGAACGATTTGA
- the hrmK gene encoding hybrid histidine kinase/response regulator HrmK, which produces MQQYSSLPDHNSQIDARPKPLTTIEQLRAKLWLESSLNQLQSRLNDCLLSACKTVPQAGAAEAEILQTVVNEINSAVNSSNLALTDCAVGIALFEPQAIATVCYVSSSLSPNSQPLFLELLTAEKKLLLRLQEVIELEDLQQLENQQPPSAWRLADDSGNVIGWLIIAAAPLNSDREWLIESFSQLRSQLMARSAKHCTTALIQLRHILSWQQRYQELSNSNQELQRSNQLKNQFLANTSHEIRTPLSSIIGFTDFLLTPGFEPTQERQQEYLNIIRSSGKHLLTLINDILDLSKIEANQMEVQWETIDVPLLCSNVFALVKEKAANKGLKLRLKLDPDITTLVADPLRLKQMLLNLLFNALKFTSKGSVGLEVVPKGLFVYFTVWDTGTGISQEDQAQLFEPYFQIAKAVAGGEGTGLGLAVTRKLAQIHGGSVKLESEVNCGSRFTLVLPFRQEAGEVGGAGEAEGAKYSSSPLPFIPSSSVDILLVENDLPNANLMQIYLRKLGYQVTWVKNAAEMWEALAQLDPVLILMDVHLADGNGLKLVQQLRDNQQYRTIPVIVQTAMAMKGDRETCLASGVNDYISKPIDLPLLASLIAKYSKPPT; this is translated from the coding sequence ATGCAGCAGTACTCAAGCTTACCAGACCACAACTCACAGATAGATGCAAGGCCAAAACCTTTGACAACAATTGAGCAACTTCGCGCCAAGTTGTGGCTGGAGAGCAGCTTGAACCAGTTGCAAAGTCGCCTTAATGATTGCCTGCTTTCTGCTTGTAAAACTGTCCCCCAGGCAGGAGCCGCAGAAGCAGAAATTCTCCAAACTGTGGTTAACGAAATTAACAGTGCTGTCAACAGCAGTAATTTGGCGCTTACAGATTGTGCTGTAGGCATCGCTTTGTTTGAACCACAAGCAATTGCCACAGTTTGCTATGTTTCGTCTTCTCTATCCCCAAACTCACAACCTTTATTTTTAGAATTGCTGACAGCAGAAAAAAAGCTGCTGTTGAGATTGCAAGAGGTGATAGAACTTGAAGATTTGCAGCAGCTTGAGAATCAACAACCACCGAGCGCTTGGCGGTTAGCTGATGATTCTGGCAACGTCATAGGCTGGCTAATTATCGCCGCAGCACCCCTAAACTCAGATCGTGAGTGGCTCATAGAATCATTTTCTCAACTCAGATCGCAATTGATGGCAAGGTCTGCCAAGCATTGTACTACAGCATTGATACAACTTAGACACATTCTATCTTGGCAGCAACGGTATCAAGAGTTAAGTAACTCTAATCAAGAATTGCAGCGCAGCAATCAACTTAAAAATCAGTTTTTGGCAAACACTAGCCACGAAATTCGCACACCGCTTAGTTCTATTATTGGGTTTACCGACTTCCTTTTAACCCCAGGATTTGAACCAACTCAAGAACGCCAGCAAGAGTATTTAAATATCATTCGGTCTAGCGGCAAGCACTTGCTAACTTTGATTAATGATATTTTGGATCTCTCTAAAATTGAAGCAAATCAGATGGAAGTGCAGTGGGAAACAATTGATGTGCCACTGCTGTGTAGCAATGTTTTCGCACTGGTGAAAGAGAAAGCCGCTAATAAGGGTTTGAAACTCCGTCTAAAACTTGACCCCGATATTACAACCCTAGTAGCTGACCCGTTGCGACTCAAGCAAATGCTGTTGAATTTACTCTTCAATGCCCTCAAATTCACCAGCAAAGGCAGTGTTGGCTTAGAGGTTGTTCCCAAAGGTCTATTTGTGTATTTTACAGTTTGGGATACTGGTACTGGCATTTCCCAAGAAGACCAAGCTCAACTGTTTGAACCCTATTTCCAAATTGCCAAGGCTGTCGCTGGTGGTGAAGGTACTGGTTTGGGTTTAGCAGTGACTCGAAAACTCGCCCAAATTCACGGTGGTTCTGTGAAACTGGAATCTGAAGTAAATTGCGGTTCCCGTTTTACCCTTGTACTTCCCTTTAGGCAAGAGGCAGGGGAGGTGGGGGGAGCAGGGGAGGCAGAGGGAGCAAAATACTCCTCATCTCCTTTGCCTTTCATCCCTAGTTCTTCTGTAGATATTTTGCTAGTAGAAAATGACTTACCCAACGCTAATTTGATGCAAATTTATCTGCGTAAATTGGGATATCAGGTTACTTGGGTTAAGAATGCTGCCGAGATGTGGGAAGCTTTAGCACAATTAGACCCAGTGTTGATTTTGATGGATGTTCATCTGGCAGATGGAAATGGTCTTAAGTTAGTACAACAGCTACGAGATAATCAGCAATATCGGACGATTCCGGTAATTGTTCAAACAGCAATGGCAATGAAAGGCGATCGCGAAACTTGTCTAGCATCTGGAGTAAATGACTATATTTCTAAACCAATTGATTTACCACTTTTAGCCAGTCTGATAGCTAAATATAGCAAACCGCCAACCTAA
- the larE gene encoding ATP-dependent sacrificial sulfur transferase LarE: MMLTEKFEQLKALFQEMEQALIAYSGGVDSTLVAKIAYDALGDRALAVTAVSPSLLPEELEDAKIQAATIGIGHKIVQTHEMENPNYTSNPVNRCYFCKSELHDTLKPLALQLGYPYVVDGVNADDLHDYRPGIQAAKERGARSPLAEVGVTKVEVRQLSQQLGLPWWDKPAQPCLSSRFPYGEEITVAKLQRVGRAEIFLRKLGWQNLRVRSEGDTARIELASEQIKEFVLTTDLQKVVSAFQGFGFLYVTLDLEGYRSGKLNQVLNREALSI, from the coding sequence ATGATGCTAACAGAAAAATTTGAGCAATTAAAAGCCTTATTTCAAGAAATGGAGCAGGCGTTGATTGCCTACTCTGGGGGCGTTGATAGTACTTTGGTTGCCAAAATTGCTTATGATGCGTTGGGCGATCGCGCTTTGGCTGTGACGGCTGTTTCTCCTTCGCTGTTACCAGAAGAGTTGGAAGATGCCAAAATTCAAGCCGCTACTATTGGGATTGGGCATAAAATCGTCCAGACTCACGAGATGGAAAATCCCAATTACACCTCTAACCCGGTTAATCGCTGTTATTTTTGCAAAAGTGAATTGCACGATACTCTCAAACCTTTAGCTTTACAGTTGGGTTATCCCTACGTGGTGGATGGGGTAAATGCCGATGATTTGCATGATTATCGCCCAGGAATTCAGGCGGCGAAAGAGAGAGGGGCGCGATCGCCTTTAGCAGAAGTGGGTGTCACCAAAGTTGAAGTTAGACAACTTTCGCAACAACTCGGTTTACCTTGGTGGGATAAACCTGCTCAACCTTGTTTGAGTTCCCGGTTTCCTTACGGTGAAGAGATTACTGTAGCTAAGTTACAACGAGTTGGTAGAGCCGAAATTTTCTTAAGAAAGCTGGGTTGGCAAAATTTGCGCGTGCGATCAGAAGGAGATACAGCACGCATTGAATTGGCATCAGAACAAATTAAAGAGTTTGTCTTAACTACGGATTTACAGAAAGTAGTTTCTGCATTTCAAGGTTTCGGATTTCTTTACGTAACCCTGGATTTAGAAGGTTATCGCAGTGGGAAGTTAAATCAGGTTTTGAATCGGGAAGCCTTGAGCATCTGA
- a CDS encoding SGNH/GDSL hydrolase family protein — MRDPYLLAAGLLTVLAIPALALPHLSIVLPENSRSLWDLKQGSQGIVSTKIINSVDISLPELSSQAFQPLKSLQPTAGEKNIKSLSEVSGQGLPDPTESSLNPNAQPAGLSLTSGNQLYYQRLAALKTGQIYTRVNSDSLQSLWESIKKRQLTYDDWKSLLALEARAIAQGQGANHLSILVGDSLSMWFPREKLPAGKLWLNQGISGDTSSGVLKRLGAFSATRPDVIYVMAGINDLRKGASDDTILRNYRRIIRRLRQTHPKAQIIVQSILPTRLAKISNSRIRHINIQLTLIAKQQGANYLNIYSWFTDMEGNLRPELTTDGLHLSQEGYDVWRSALQQIEYKLTQGEK, encoded by the coding sequence ATGAGGGATCCTTATCTGTTGGCAGCAGGCTTGTTAACAGTATTAGCAATACCAGCATTGGCTCTTCCACATTTGTCGATTGTCCTGCCAGAAAATTCTAGATCCCTGTGGGATTTAAAACAGGGATCTCAGGGAATAGTCAGTACAAAAATTATCAATAGCGTTGATATCTCCTTACCAGAACTCAGCAGCCAAGCGTTCCAACCCCTAAAAAGTTTGCAGCCAACAGCAGGTGAGAAAAACATTAAGAGCTTATCAGAAGTCAGTGGTCAGGGATTACCAGATCCAACAGAGTCATCACTCAACCCCAACGCCCAACCAGCTGGTCTTTCACTGACATCTGGGAATCAACTTTACTACCAAAGATTAGCGGCTCTAAAAACAGGTCAGATTTATACACGCGTAAATAGTGATAGTTTGCAATCATTGTGGGAGTCGATCAAGAAACGTCAATTAACTTATGATGACTGGAAAAGTTTATTAGCTTTAGAAGCGAGAGCGATCGCTCAAGGTCAAGGTGCAAATCATCTAAGTATCTTAGTTGGTGATTCTTTGAGTATGTGGTTTCCTAGAGAAAAACTGCCTGCTGGGAAATTGTGGCTGAATCAAGGCATATCTGGAGATACTTCTAGCGGCGTTTTAAAAAGATTGGGGGCATTTTCGGCAACCCGACCAGATGTAATTTATGTCATGGCTGGGATTAACGACTTACGCAAAGGCGCTAGTGATGACACAATTTTGCGTAATTATCGCCGGATTATCCGTCGCTTGCGGCAGACTCACCCAAAAGCTCAAATCATTGTCCAGTCAATTTTGCCTACTCGCCTAGCAAAAATTTCCAATAGCCGCATTCGTCACATCAACATACAACTAACCCTGATTGCCAAACAACAAGGCGCTAATTATCTAAATATTTATAGCTGGTTTACAGATATGGAAGGCAATTTACGCCCAGAGTTGACCACAGATGGGTTGCACCTGTCTCAAGAGGGTTATGATGTGTGGCGATCGGCACTACAGCAGATAGAATACAAGCTAACTCAGGGTGAGAAATGA
- a CDS encoding DUF5615 family PIN-like protein produces the protein MTVKLDENMAQTHVEFLQQAGYNADRVTDEGLSGADDEIVWEQVCAEERFFITLDLDFSDIRRFPPGTHPGILLLRSRNRSRQAVLEILSRVVQEQPLETLKGCLVVADDIQTRIRRSQ, from the coding sequence ATGACAGTAAAACTCGACGAGAACATGGCACAAACCCACGTCGAGTTTTTGCAACAAGCTGGTTACAACGCTGACCGTGTGACTGATGAAGGATTGTCTGGTGCTGATGATGAAATTGTTTGGGAGCAAGTTTGTGCTGAGGAACGATTTTTTATCACCCTTGATTTAGATTTCTCTGATATTCGCCGCTTTCCACCAGGCACTCATCCTGGTATCCTACTATTGCGATCGCGTAACCGTAGCCGTCAGGCAGTACTAGAAATATTGTCTCGTGTTGTGCAAGAGCAACCATTAGAAACCCTGAAAGGTTGTCTTGTAGTAGCAGACGACATACAAACGCGAATCCGGCGATCGCAGTGA
- a CDS encoding DUF433 domain-containing protein: MTNWQERITQNPNVCHGKPCIKGTRIMVSVILDNFAEGLTFEEIIQEYPPLALEDIRAAIAYAAQLTREEELLPLR; encoded by the coding sequence ATGACAAACTGGCAAGAACGCATTACTCAAAACCCAAATGTATGTCACGGTAAACCGTGTATCAAAGGAACACGCATTATGGTGTCAGTCATCCTTGATAACTTTGCTGAGGGACTGACATTTGAGGAAATTATTCAAGAGTATCCACCACTGGCTTTAGAAGATATCAGAGCAGCTATTGCTTATGCAGCCCAATTAACCAGGGAAGAGGAATTGTTGCCATTGCGATGA